In one Candidatus Planktophila vernalis genomic region, the following are encoded:
- a CDS encoding Gfo/Idh/MocA family oxidoreductase translates to MRVGIAGYGLAGRYFHAPLLKGCGYEVVAIQTSNAERAGHAVADFPDVNVVATIEELVAHKLDLVVVASANLVHAEHAFAAINAGIPVVVDKPMGRTFAETAEIISAGERAGVPVSTFFNRRWDSDALTIKKVLASGVLGTIHRMDSRFERFRPELNKASWRENMSAADGGGQLLDLQPHLISTAIDWFGKAELVTSTVRTIRGGADDDAVLVLKHDSGVLSILSASVVVGAPGPRIRILGSKGALVINDLDPQEALLKAGKIPMGGKWDVPTKSKTFIHRGDSVEEIVGEDGNYATFYTLVAGAIAGTNPWPISNDDALLVAQIIDQARNNALHV, encoded by the coding sequence ATGCGCGTAGGCATTGCTGGATATGGATTAGCAGGCCGATATTTCCACGCACCTTTGCTTAAAGGGTGTGGGTATGAAGTTGTTGCGATTCAGACCAGTAATGCCGAACGAGCAGGACATGCCGTTGCAGACTTTCCAGATGTCAATGTTGTTGCAACTATTGAAGAGTTAGTTGCTCACAAACTTGATCTAGTCGTTGTTGCCTCTGCAAATCTTGTCCACGCCGAGCATGCATTTGCTGCAATTAATGCTGGAATTCCAGTCGTCGTCGATAAGCCTATGGGGCGCACATTTGCTGAAACTGCAGAGATTATCTCTGCAGGAGAGCGTGCAGGTGTTCCAGTATCAACTTTCTTTAATCGCCGTTGGGATAGTGATGCGCTAACAATTAAGAAAGTTTTAGCATCCGGAGTACTTGGAACTATTCATCGAATGGATTCACGCTTTGAGCGCTTTCGCCCAGAACTCAATAAAGCTTCTTGGCGTGAGAACATGAGCGCTGCCGATGGTGGGGGACAGTTACTAGATTTGCAACCACATCTGATCTCAACTGCTATTGATTGGTTCGGTAAAGCCGAGTTAGTTACATCCACAGTTCGCACCATTCGTGGAGGCGCTGATGATGACGCCGTGTTAGTTCTAAAGCACGATTCAGGTGTTCTTTCAATTCTTTCTGCAAGTGTTGTTGTGGGTGCACCAGGTCCTCGTATCCGTATATTGGGTAGCAAAGGTGCTTTGGTTATCAATGATTTAGATCCTCAAGAGGCCCTACTCAAAGCGGGCAAAATCCCAATGGGTGGTAAATGGGATGTCCCTACGAAATCAAAGACTTTTATCCATCGCGGCGATAGCGTGGAAGAAATAGTTGGCGAAGATGGCAACTACGCCACTTTCTACACTTTGGTAGCTGGGGCAATTGCTGGCACAAACCCATGGCCAATTTCTAATGATGATGCGCTATTAGTTGCTCAAATTATTGACCAGGCACGAAACAACGCACTTCATGTCTAA
- a CDS encoding protoporphyrinogen/coproporphyrinogen oxidase, whose protein sequence is MSKSSDVLIVGAGLAGLNAAIQLQAAGRSVTVIEASDRAGGRVASDHIDGYICDRGFQLINSKYPALMELDVIDEIDFIPAPRVIEVSLGTERIALGDPRKAPFSALHRGTGSLNEKVNFARIIFSKLKGEQSLGQALRKAGCGTTYERVLRPFLQGVFLADPDKVDAHYGQIVIRSFVTGSPGIPKFGVGQLSQALASRIVDLQLNVRAERIVGNTVQTSAGDFAAKDILIATDATTATQLLELGEVCRMQGCVTWYHATDQNPSGTGRLLIDGQKRGPVFNSLVISDISKAYAPNGMHLISSTTELGTTDSEVRRHLSTMWGVETRDWQLIAKYEIPSALSLHEVGKALTQPTKISDHLYVAGDHRTVPSQQGALFSGSLAAQLILN, encoded by the coding sequence ATGTCTAAAAGCAGTGATGTCCTCATTGTTGGTGCTGGTCTAGCTGGGCTCAACGCCGCCATCCAACTCCAAGCTGCGGGGCGTTCTGTAACGGTTATTGAGGCAAGTGATCGCGCAGGTGGACGTGTAGCAAGTGATCACATTGATGGATACATCTGTGATCGTGGTTTCCAACTCATTAATTCTAAGTATCCAGCACTTATGGAACTCGATGTGATCGATGAGATTGATTTCATCCCTGCACCTCGAGTAATTGAAGTCAGTTTAGGAACGGAGCGAATTGCACTAGGTGATCCACGCAAAGCACCATTTTCAGCCCTGCATCGTGGAACCGGTTCCCTAAATGAGAAAGTGAATTTTGCCCGCATTATTTTCTCTAAGTTAAAGGGTGAACAATCACTGGGCCAAGCGCTGCGAAAAGCTGGTTGTGGAACAACATATGAGCGAGTGCTACGTCCATTCTTGCAAGGCGTGTTTTTAGCAGATCCAGACAAAGTTGATGCGCACTATGGGCAAATAGTCATTCGCTCATTTGTGACTGGATCACCTGGTATTCCTAAGTTTGGTGTTGGCCAACTATCACAAGCACTTGCATCTCGGATTGTAGATTTACAACTCAATGTGCGGGCTGAGCGCATTGTGGGTAACACCGTGCAGACATCTGCTGGAGATTTTGCTGCAAAAGATATTTTGATAGCAACGGATGCGACAACTGCGACGCAGTTATTAGAGCTAGGTGAAGTGTGCCGAATGCAAGGCTGTGTGACTTGGTATCACGCAACTGACCAGAATCCATCGGGGACTGGACGCTTGCTTATCGACGGGCAAAAGCGTGGACCGGTCTTTAACTCCCTTGTTATTTCCGATATTTCAAAGGCTTATGCACCTAACGGTATGCATCTGATTTCAAGTACAACCGAGCTTGGAACAACTGATTCAGAAGTGCGCCGTCATCTTTCAACAATGTGGGGCGTTGAAACCCGTGATTGGCAGTTGATCGCAAAGTATGAGATTCCTTCAGCGTTGTCACTTCATGAAGTTGGAAAAGCACTTACACAACCAACGAAGATTTCAGATCATCTCTATGTTGCAGGAGATCACCGAACAGTTCCATCACAGCAAGGCGCCCTCTTTAGTGGCAGCCTGGCTGCGCAATTAATCTTGAACTAG
- a CDS encoding TIGR01777 family oxidoreductase: MRVPQRIAISGSSGLIGTALVGHLKSEGHTVQRLVRRAPVAADEVQWDPKTGFVDLAPLAGVDAIIHLAGVGVGDKRWTKRYKSEILNSRLLGTTTIAKAVAELKPQVFISASAIGWYGESGNRAVVETDRVGDDFLAAVCREWESAADLAADVRTVKIRTGLVLDPTGGALGKMLPLFRLGFGGKLGSGKQWWSWITLHDQIRAIVFALENPISGPVNVTSPNPVTNQEFTSALARALHRPALFPAPAIALKIALGGFSSEVLGSKKVIPHVLQEAGFTWDYPHITEALNQLVQD, from the coding sequence ATGCGCGTCCCTCAAAGAATCGCAATTAGCGGTTCCTCCGGCCTTATTGGTACTGCCCTCGTTGGCCATTTAAAATCTGAAGGCCACACAGTTCAACGTCTAGTTCGTCGTGCACCTGTTGCAGCCGATGAAGTGCAGTGGGATCCAAAGACAGGTTTTGTTGATTTAGCTCCTCTTGCTGGTGTGGATGCAATCATTCACTTGGCTGGTGTGGGAGTTGGCGATAAGCGCTGGACGAAGAGATACAAGTCTGAAATTCTCAATTCTCGTCTACTCGGAACTACAACTATTGCTAAAGCTGTTGCAGAACTTAAGCCTCAAGTCTTTATCTCAGCAAGTGCAATTGGTTGGTATGGAGAGAGTGGAAACCGCGCAGTAGTTGAAACAGATCGCGTGGGCGATGATTTTCTTGCTGCCGTTTGCCGCGAATGGGAAAGTGCAGCTGATTTAGCCGCAGATGTTCGCACTGTAAAGATTCGCACAGGACTAGTGCTTGATCCAACAGGCGGAGCGCTAGGAAAGATGTTGCCACTCTTTCGCTTAGGTTTTGGTGGAAAACTTGGTTCAGGTAAGCAGTGGTGGTCGTGGATTACATTGCATGATCAAATCCGCGCAATCGTTTTTGCATTAGAAAATCCAATTTCAGGTCCTGTGAACGTGACCTCGCCTAATCCAGTTACTAATCAAGAATTCACATCAGCCCTAGCGCGTGCACTTCACCGTCCCGCCCTCTTTCCAGCTCCAGCTATTGCACTAAAGATCGCACTCGGTGGTTTTTCCTCTGAAGTGCTGGGTTCTAAGAAAGTGATCCCCCATGTATTACAAGAAGCAGGGTTTACTTGGGACTATCCCCACATTACTGAAGCGCTCAACCAACTAGTTCAAGATTAA
- the sucB gene encoding 2-oxoglutarate dehydrogenase, E2 component, dihydrolipoamide succinyltransferase: MTFSVTMPALGESVSEGTVTRWLKSEGDHVNVDEPLLEVSTDKVDTEIPSPVAGTLTKIVVQVDQTVPVGAELAIIADGAAAPAPSAPVAAAPAAPVTPPPAAPVAAAPAPVAPVAAAPAAAGAGTVITMPALGESVSEGTVTRWLKNIGDSVAVDEALLEVSTDKVDTEIPSPVAGTLLAIDVAVDTTVPVGARLGLIGTSGATPVAAPAAPKPAPVVAAPVVAAPVAAAPVVSAPAPVAAAPVTQPIDAYVTPLVRKLANELGVNLANVKGTGIGGRIRREDVEFLAKPATPSYSAPAPTAPAPSAAKPAAVAVSPLRGTTVTMSRLRKVIAARMVESLQVSAQLTTVVEVDVTKISRLRDKAKASFEAREGVKLSFLPFFAVAVCEALKQHPVLNSSVEGDQITYHGAEHLGVAVDTERGLLVPVIANAGDLNMGGIARKISDLAARTRDNKVTPDELGGGTFTLTNTGSRGALFDTPIINQPQVAILGLGAVVKRPMVVRGEDGGETIAIRSMVYLGLSYDHRVVDGADAARFLVTLKERLEGGAFESDLGL, encoded by the coding sequence ATGACATTTTCCGTAACGATGCCGGCACTTGGTGAAAGTGTTAGCGAAGGAACAGTTACACGTTGGTTAAAGTCCGAAGGCGACCATGTCAATGTTGATGAACCACTTCTTGAAGTATCAACTGACAAAGTAGATACCGAGATTCCTTCACCTGTTGCTGGAACTCTTACAAAAATTGTTGTTCAAGTTGATCAGACAGTTCCAGTTGGCGCAGAGTTAGCAATCATTGCTGATGGCGCTGCTGCACCTGCTCCATCTGCGCCAGTAGCTGCTGCTCCTGCAGCACCTGTAACTCCACCGCCAGCAGCCCCAGTTGCTGCTGCACCTGCACCCGTTGCACCAGTAGCTGCAGCACCTGCTGCAGCAGGAGCCGGCACAGTAATCACAATGCCTGCATTGGGTGAGAGCGTGAGCGAAGGAACTGTTACTCGTTGGCTAAAAAACATTGGTGACTCTGTTGCCGTAGATGAAGCATTACTAGAGGTTTCAACAGACAAAGTTGATACTGAGATTCCTTCACCAGTTGCAGGAACTCTATTGGCTATTGATGTTGCCGTTGATACAACTGTTCCAGTTGGAGCACGTCTTGGATTAATTGGTACTAGCGGAGCAACGCCAGTAGCAGCACCTGCTGCTCCAAAACCTGCGCCAGTCGTTGCAGCACCTGTGGTCGCTGCGCCAGTTGCAGCAGCACCTGTTGTCTCTGCACCTGCTCCAGTTGCGGCAGCACCTGTTACACAACCTATTGATGCATATGTGACTCCCCTAGTTCGAAAGCTTGCAAATGAACTTGGCGTAAATCTTGCAAACGTTAAGGGAACTGGAATCGGTGGACGTATTCGACGTGAAGATGTTGAATTTCTAGCAAAGCCTGCAACTCCTTCATATTCAGCACCTGCACCAACTGCTCCAGCACCTTCTGCTGCTAAGCCAGCTGCAGTTGCAGTCTCTCCACTTCGTGGAACAACTGTGACAATGTCTCGACTTCGCAAAGTTATTGCAGCCAGAATGGTTGAATCACTTCAGGTAAGTGCCCAGCTAACAACTGTTGTGGAAGTTGATGTAACAAAGATTTCTCGTCTGCGCGATAAGGCAAAGGCATCATTTGAAGCCCGTGAAGGCGTCAAGCTTTCCTTCCTTCCATTCTTTGCAGTTGCAGTATGTGAAGCACTCAAGCAACACCCAGTTCTTAACTCATCCGTTGAGGGCGATCAAATTACTTATCACGGAGCAGAACACCTAGGAGTTGCTGTTGATACAGAGCGCGGACTCCTAGTTCCTGTTATTGCAAACGCTGGTGATTTGAATATGGGCGGCATCGCACGCAAGATTTCAGATCTTGCTGCTCGTACACGCGATAACAAGGTAACTCCAGATGAATTAGGTGGCGGAACTTTCACACTCACAAATACTGGTAGCCGCGGAGCACTCTTTGACACACCAATTATTAATCAACCGCAGGTAGCAATCCTTGGCTTAGGCGCAGTTGTTAAGCGTCCAATGGTTGTTCGCGGTGAAGATGGCGGAGAGACTATTGCTATCCGCTCAATGGTTTACCTAGGTCTTTCATACGATCACCGTGTAGTCGATGGCGCAGATGCAGCCCGATTCCTTGTTACGTTGAAAGAACGTCTAGAAGGCGGCGCTTTCGAATCAGATTTGGGACTCTAA
- the lpdA gene encoding dihydrolipoyl dehydrogenase, producing the protein MSQFDLVILGGGSGGYACALRGAQLGLSVALIEADKVGGTCLHKGCIPTKALLHSAEIADGAREGSKFGVKSTFNGIDMDGVNSYKDGVISRLHKGLQGLVKSRNITYIEGHGKLVSKDTVEVNGQRYTGKNIILATGSYARTLPGLEIDGKQIITSDHGTKMDYVPKSVIVLGGGVIGCEFASVWKSFGSEVTIIEGLPHLIALEDESSSKQLERAFRKRGINFELGVKFKSAAKSKKGVTITLEDGKEFTADLLMVSVGRGPVSANLGYEEQGITMDRGYVIVDNKCRTNVPGIWAVGDLIPTLQLAHVGFAEGMLVAEEIAGLNPRPINYDGIPRVTYSDPEVASVGLTTAEAKKRGHDVVELSYDLAGNGKAQILGTAGSIKLVGEKDGPILGVHMVGARVGELLAEAELIFNWEARATDVASLIHAHPTLSEAMGEAHMALAGKPLHAHG; encoded by the coding sequence GTGTCGCAATTTGATTTAGTAATTCTGGGTGGCGGAAGCGGTGGCTATGCCTGCGCTTTGCGCGGTGCGCAGCTTGGCCTCTCAGTTGCTTTAATCGAAGCCGACAAAGTTGGTGGAACCTGTCTACATAAGGGCTGCATCCCGACGAAAGCGCTTTTGCACTCAGCTGAAATCGCAGATGGTGCCCGCGAAGGTTCTAAGTTCGGCGTGAAGTCCACATTTAATGGCATCGATATGGATGGCGTTAATTCATACAAGGACGGTGTTATCTCCCGTCTTCACAAAGGTCTACAAGGTTTAGTGAAGTCACGAAACATCACATACATCGAAGGTCATGGAAAGTTAGTTTCTAAAGACACGGTTGAAGTAAACGGACAGCGCTACACCGGCAAGAACATCATCCTTGCAACTGGCTCATATGCGCGCACTTTGCCTGGCCTTGAAATTGATGGCAAGCAGATCATTACATCCGATCATGGAACAAAGATGGATTATGTTCCAAAGTCAGTCATCGTTCTTGGCGGCGGAGTGATTGGTTGCGAGTTTGCATCTGTCTGGAAATCTTTTGGTTCAGAAGTAACAATTATTGAAGGCCTTCCTCATCTGATTGCACTAGAGGATGAGAGCTCAAGCAAGCAGTTAGAGCGTGCTTTCCGCAAGCGTGGAATTAACTTTGAACTTGGCGTTAAATTCAAATCTGCTGCCAAGAGCAAAAAAGGCGTAACAATTACTTTAGAAGATGGCAAAGAATTCACCGCAGATCTTTTGATGGTCTCTGTTGGTCGTGGTCCAGTATCTGCAAACCTTGGCTATGAAGAGCAGGGAATCACAATGGATCGTGGTTATGTGATCGTTGATAACAAGTGCCGTACCAATGTTCCAGGCATCTGGGCTGTTGGAGATTTAATTCCAACGCTGCAATTGGCACACGTTGGTTTTGCTGAAGGCATGCTCGTTGCTGAGGAAATCGCAGGATTAAATCCCCGTCCAATTAACTACGATGGAATTCCACGCGTTACTTACTCAGATCCAGAAGTTGCCTCCGTTGGTTTAACAACTGCAGAGGCTAAAAAGCGCGGTCATGATGTTGTCGAACTTAGTTATGACTTGGCTGGAAATGGTAAGGCTCAGATTCTGGGAACTGCTGGTTCAATCAAACTTGTTGGTGAAAAAGATGGCCCAATTCTTGGAGTGCACATGGTCGGCGCTCGTGTCGGCGAACTTTTGGCTGAAGCAGAGTTAATCTTTAACTGGGAAGCACGTGCAACCGATGTTGCATCCCTGATCCATGCACACCCAACACTGTCTGAGGCAATGGGCGAAGCTCATATGGCTCTTGCAGGCAAACCGCTTCACGCACACGGATAA
- a CDS encoding leucyl aminopeptidase, whose protein sequence is MTTLKISDGLVKDDLLVVGLVSTNTKGGIAIESGDLALDSKSLLASLLEMGATGKADEVTKMPGGPARLMVFTGLGPKSSTYSHEVLRRAAGSASRALAGNSGATFALPTRDLAGVSAVAEGAALGAYVFNDFRGSSKDSHKSALKSATIFSKLAGKSEAKEITNRASIIAKYTHLVRDLINTPPSHLTPDSFTKKLAASFKAAGGAKAGLKITIWDEKQLKSQGFGGIIGVGQGSANPPRLLYISYTPKAKNVKRFALVGKGITFDTGGLNLKPGFGMEAMKCDMSGAAAVCAATLAIAELALPVAIDCWAPLAENMPSDTATRPSDVITIFGGKTVEVLNPDAEGRLVLADAMVKAQSGKNKLDGMIDVATLTGAQVVALGTRTGAVMTNNQSFSDSFIAIAKETGEQFWPMPLPVELRASLDSPVADIANRGDKNGGMMVAGLFLKEFVSDDLPWLHLDIAGPAFNEGKPHGYTPVGGTGVSMRSLVRLVEQA, encoded by the coding sequence ATGACAACACTCAAAATCTCAGATGGCCTCGTTAAAGATGATCTCCTTGTTGTGGGTCTGGTTAGCACCAACACAAAAGGTGGCATCGCCATCGAATCAGGTGATTTAGCCCTTGATTCAAAATCTCTTCTGGCCTCTTTACTTGAGATGGGTGCAACTGGAAAAGCCGATGAAGTAACAAAGATGCCTGGTGGACCAGCACGGCTGATGGTCTTCACAGGTCTTGGTCCTAAATCTTCTACTTACTCTCATGAAGTTTTGCGCAGAGCAGCAGGTAGTGCATCTAGAGCGCTGGCAGGAAATAGTGGAGCAACTTTTGCCCTACCGACTCGCGATCTAGCAGGTGTGAGCGCTGTTGCAGAAGGCGCGGCCCTTGGTGCTTACGTTTTCAATGATTTCCGCGGATCTTCAAAAGATAGCCATAAGAGTGCATTGAAGTCAGCAACGATCTTCTCAAAGCTAGCGGGCAAAAGTGAAGCTAAAGAGATTACAAATCGTGCATCGATAATTGCTAAGTACACACACCTTGTGCGTGATCTGATCAACACACCTCCTAGCCACTTAACCCCTGACTCATTTACTAAAAAACTTGCTGCAAGCTTTAAAGCGGCCGGCGGTGCTAAAGCTGGCTTGAAGATAACTATCTGGGATGAGAAGCAACTCAAATCTCAAGGCTTTGGCGGCATCATTGGTGTGGGACAGGGATCTGCTAATCCCCCACGCCTGCTCTATATCTCTTACACACCAAAAGCTAAAAATGTTAAGCGCTTTGCACTTGTTGGCAAAGGAATCACCTTTGACACAGGCGGTCTCAATCTCAAGCCAGGTTTTGGTATGGAAGCAATGAAGTGCGATATGAGCGGTGCGGCAGCGGTATGTGCTGCAACGTTGGCTATCGCAGAACTTGCACTACCTGTGGCAATTGATTGCTGGGCACCACTTGCTGAAAATATGCCAAGTGATACTGCCACGCGTCCAAGTGATGTCATCACCATCTTTGGCGGAAAAACTGTTGAGGTTCTCAACCCTGATGCTGAAGGTCGCTTAGTTCTTGCCGATGCAATGGTGAAAGCTCAATCTGGCAAAAATAAGCTAGATGGCATGATTGATGTAGCCACTTTAACTGGAGCCCAAGTTGTTGCGCTGGGTACTCGCACTGGCGCAGTCATGACAAACAACCAAAGCTTTAGTGATTCATTTATCGCAATTGCAAAAGAGACAGGCGAGCAGTTCTGGCCCATGCCTTTACCTGTCGAGCTTCGAGCCTCTCTTGATTCTCCAGTTGCAGATATCGCTAACCGAGGCGATAAGAACGGCGGCATGATGGTTGCTGGCCTATTTTTAAAAGAGTTTGTAAGTGATGATCTTCCATGGTTACACCTTGATATTGCAGGTCCGGCCTTTAATGAGGGTAAGCCCCACGGATACACGCCAGTCGGTGGAACAGGTGTGAGCATGCGCTCACTCGTGAGATTGGTCGAACAGGCGTAG
- the gcvT gene encoding glycine cleavage system aminomethyltransferase GcvT, which translates to MKHSPLHDKHLARNAKMADFGGWLMPIEYPGAGVLAEHGAVREKVGIFDVSHLGKASVTGKGALEFLNSMFTNDLGRIGNGFAQYTLLCNEKGGVIDDLIAYRNSEEDFFLVPNASNTTDVVATLNAHVPAGITVTNLHTEYAVIAVQGPLAPAVMQSLGVNTAIDYMAFEKVSIGGADVILCRTGYTGELGYELLPKTADASKVWDAIVAAIEPVGGLVCGLGARDTLRTEMGYPLHGHELSLEITPVEASATWAIGWDKSGFLGSEVLKSQKAQGAKRRSVAIKSLDRGIPRGGMSVKTKDGAALGEVTSGTFSPSLKVGIGIALLDASVKIGDQLVIDVRGRDSMVEVVKLPFMPSHVR; encoded by the coding sequence ATGAAGCACTCACCTTTACACGATAAGCATCTAGCCCGAAATGCCAAGATGGCCGATTTCGGTGGTTGGCTGATGCCTATCGAGTATCCAGGGGCAGGAGTTCTAGCCGAGCATGGCGCGGTCCGCGAAAAGGTGGGCATTTTCGATGTCTCGCATTTAGGCAAAGCCAGTGTGACTGGAAAAGGTGCTCTTGAGTTCCTCAATTCAATGTTTACCAACGACCTTGGTCGAATTGGAAATGGCTTTGCCCAATACACCCTGCTGTGTAATGAAAAGGGAGGGGTCATTGATGACCTTATTGCATATCGAAATAGTGAAGAAGATTTCTTTTTAGTCCCAAATGCATCAAATACCACTGATGTTGTTGCAACTTTAAATGCTCATGTCCCAGCGGGAATTACTGTGACAAATCTACATACTGAGTATGCAGTAATTGCTGTGCAGGGCCCACTGGCACCAGCAGTGATGCAATCACTTGGGGTTAATACCGCCATTGATTACATGGCATTTGAAAAAGTAAGCATCGGGGGAGCAGACGTAATTTTGTGCCGTACCGGTTACACAGGCGAACTCGGTTATGAACTTCTACCTAAGACTGCAGATGCCTCCAAAGTCTGGGATGCAATCGTTGCAGCGATAGAACCTGTGGGTGGATTAGTGTGTGGCCTCGGAGCGCGTGACACATTGCGCACTGAAATGGGTTACCCACTACACGGCCATGAACTCTCACTAGAGATCACTCCGGTGGAAGCAAGTGCCACATGGGCCATTGGTTGGGACAAGAGTGGGTTTCTTGGCTCAGAGGTTTTGAAATCACAAAAGGCTCAAGGTGCAAAGCGCCGAAGCGTTGCAATTAAATCTTTGGACCGTGGAATTCCACGTGGTGGAATGAGTGTGAAAACAAAGGATGGCGCAGCCCTAGGTGAAGTGACGAGCGGGACCTTTTCCCCATCACTTAAAGTGGGGATAGGAATCGCGCTCCTTGATGCATCTGTGAAAATCGGTGATCAGTTAGTTATTGATGTGCGAGGCCGGGACTCAATGGTGGAAGTTGTAAAACTTCCCTTTATGCCTTCACACGTTCGTTAA
- a CDS encoding ECF transporter S component encodes MMRTNDVVRFSPIGTSVLALASLISAAGFLWPFFYNGQSLPRTQLFFWAALTVAFILVIVQISNSALDAKSVALLGVLSALIAALRPLGAGAVGIEPMWFILILSARVFGPSFGFILGLTSMFVSALLTGGVGPWLGYQAFAAAWIGMAAGMLGGKKLRGWKEMLLLIFFGIIAAQVFGILMDLQFWPWALGADTQLSYIANGAISENLSRFITFHFATAMAWDIPRAVFTTILLVFSGKAVLSALRRTKTRAAFLEPIEFNERVKA; translated from the coding sequence ATGATGCGCACTAATGATGTTGTGAGATTTTCTCCCATTGGTACATCAGTACTTGCATTAGCTTCCTTGATTTCTGCTGCTGGATTTCTCTGGCCATTTTTCTATAATGGACAATCACTTCCACGCACGCAGCTTTTCTTTTGGGCAGCACTCACCGTTGCATTCATTTTAGTAATCGTTCAAATTTCTAACTCAGCGTTAGATGCAAAATCAGTTGCCCTCCTAGGTGTTTTATCGGCACTCATTGCAGCTCTTCGCCCGCTAGGTGCAGGAGCCGTTGGAATTGAACCCATGTGGTTTATTTTGATTCTGAGCGCTCGTGTCTTTGGTCCCTCTTTTGGATTTATTTTGGGACTTACATCAATGTTTGTTTCAGCCCTACTTACCGGTGGTGTTGGTCCATGGCTGGGTTACCAAGCATTTGCAGCAGCTTGGATTGGAATGGCTGCAGGAATGCTTGGCGGTAAAAAACTTAGAGGCTGGAAAGAAATGTTGCTTCTGATTTTCTTTGGCATCATCGCTGCACAGGTATTTGGAATCTTGATGGATCTACAGTTTTGGCCTTGGGCGCTGGGTGCTGACACACAATTGTCTTACATCGCCAATGGCGCAATAAGTGAAAACCTCTCTCGTTTCATCACTTTTCACTTTGCCACAGCAATGGCCTGGGATATCCCCCGGGCAGTCTTTACGACGATTCTCTTGGTGTTTTCAGGTAAGGCTGTTTTATCAGCGCTGCGTAGAACTAAGACCCGCGCTGCATTTTTAGAGCCGATTGAATTTAACGAACGTGTGAAGGCATAA